One part of the Solea solea chromosome 1, fSolSol10.1, whole genome shotgun sequence genome encodes these proteins:
- the LOC131458320 gene encoding complement C1q and tumor necrosis factor-related protein 9-like: MMRRTSERAMSLRFVGLLVLSSLCSVVAGQGNDTDDDGDSLGSPNNFNRMLNGSTPVNDPRLQLSDTDMCNMLLWNLTPLPTSQIPFQCICSHCKGTIGPKGDHGDRGLPGMSGSPGSDGLRGFRGPRGFSGLQGIKGQKGDIGEKGETGWSGVMGYKGAQGFKGEKGDFGLMGPPGTPGLQGETGSCPDTCDSAPGPPGPQGPPGSAGARGLPGLAGDIGPKGFKGDKGDLGDPGHPGLDGPKGDMGEQGLCECSDGINGKDGGPGPKGDKGAKGDIGIQGVRGSTGTKGDEGQMGLMGPIGPCSPAIQSAFSASTNDSFPIPNWPIPFTHVHINQQLHFNPNMGLFTAPVDGIYVFSYHLAVVGKLKVGLFHNFNFVVTTTEETSHSTASQSVILHLKAGDWVWLQVKNSNTNGLYADSESSSTFSGYLLYPDSCMPMLGRDSTSPLDPNRPFTWGNTNTTTTPSP; this comes from the exons ATGTCGCTGAGGTTTGTGGGACTCCTGGTCCTGTCCTCCCTTTGCTCAGTCGTGGCGGGCCAAGGCAATGACACTGACGATGATGGCGACTCCTTGGGTTCACCAAACAATTTCAACAGGATGTTAAATGGCAGCACGCCCGTTAACGACCCCAGGCTTCAGTTGTCTGACACGGATATGTGTAACATGCTTCTGTGGAACCTCACCCCACTGCCCACCAGCCAGATTCCATTTCAGTGCATCTGTTCACACTGTAAAGGCACCATCGGGCCTAAAGGAGACCATGGAGACCGCGGTCTTCCAG GAATGTCTGGGAGTCCGGGGAGTGACGGACTGAGGGGCTTCAGAGGTCCACGAGGATTCTCTGGACTTCAAGGGATCAAGG gTCAGAAGGGCGACATTGGGGAGAAAGGAGAGACCGGCTGGAGCGGTGTCATGGGGTACAAGGGCGCGCAAGGATTTAAAG GAGAGAAAGGGGACTTTGGACTGATGGGACCTCCGGGTACACCAGGCCTTCAGGGAGAAACCGGCTCATGCCCTGACACCTGTGACAGTGCCCCGGGTCCGCCGGGTCCACAAGGACCCCCCGGATCAGCTGGAGCCCGGGGCTTGCCTGGGTTAGCTGGAGATATTGGACCAAAGGGTTTTAAGGGGGATAAAGGTGACCTGGGTGATCCTGGCCATCCTGGGCTTGATGGCCCGAAGGGTGACATGGGTGAGCAGGGACTGTGCGAGTGCAGTGATGGGATAAATGGAAAAGACGGAGGTCCAGGGCCAAAGGGGGATAAGGGGGCAAAGGGTGACATTGGCATTCAAGGTGTACGGGGCTCCACAGGGACAAAAGGCGACGAGGGTCAAATGGGTCTCATGGGTCCAATTGGACCCTGCAGCCCTGCCATCCAATCGGCTTTCTCTGCAAGTACCAACGACTCATTTCCTATCCCCAACTGGCCCATTCCATTCACACATGTCCACATCAATCAGCAGCTTCACTTCAACCCAAACATGGGGCTATTCACAGCCCCCGTCGACGGCATCTACGTCTTCTCCTACCACCTGGCCGTGGTCGGGAAACTCAAGGTCGGCCTGTTCCACAACTTCAACTTCGTTGTGACAACCACGGAAGAGACCAGCCATTCCACAGCCAGCCAATCCGTCATCCTCCACCTCAAGGCAGGAGACTGGGTTTGGCTGCAGGTGAAGAATAGTAACACCAACGGCCTTTACGCCGACAGCGAGAGCAGCAGCACCTTCTCTGGCTACCTGCTGTACCCGGACTCCTGCATGCCTATGTTGGGCCGAGATTCTACATCACCACTTGATCCGAACCGACCCTTTACTTGGGGTAATACTAACACGACCACCACCCCTTCACCATAG